A DNA window from Bradyrhizobium sp. CCBAU 53421 contains the following coding sequences:
- a CDS encoding DUF1192 domain-containing protein, with amino-acid sequence MPIEDEDRPRKKISHEIGQDLSLLSVEELTERIALLTAEVDRLKEAMTKKRASKDAANAFFKS; translated from the coding sequence ATGCCGATTGAGGATGAGGACCGGCCGCGGAAGAAGATCAGCCACGAGATCGGACAGGATCTCTCGCTGCTGTCGGTCGAGGAACTGACCGAGCGCATCGCGCTGCTCACTGCCGAAGTCGATCGCCTGAAAGAGGCGATGACCAAGAAGCGCGCGTCGAAGGATGCCGCGAACGCGTTCTTCAAGTCGTAG
- a CDS encoding NAD(P)H-quinone oxidoreductase: MPNLPAQMTVVAISKPGGPEVLVPETRALPVPKAGEILVKVAAAGVNRPDVAQRSGSYPPPPGASDLPGLEIAGEVVALGEGAKHKIGDKVMSLVAGGGYAQYCIAQDAQAMTVPPQLSMQEAGAIPETLMTVWHNVFERGALKAGETLLIHGGSSGIGTMAIQLAKAFGAKAIVTVGSQDKADACLKLGADHAVNYKTEDFVEAVKKATGGNGADVILDMVGGDYIDRNYDAAAVEGRIVQIAFLSGTPKATANFAKLMVKRLHHTGSTLRPRSNADKAAMVAAIDAKVLPLLREGRVKPLMDSTFPLEKAADAHRRMETSEHIGKIVLVV, from the coding sequence ATGCCAAACCTGCCCGCGCAAATGACCGTCGTTGCCATCAGCAAGCCAGGTGGCCCGGAGGTGCTGGTGCCCGAGACCCGCGCGTTGCCGGTGCCGAAGGCCGGCGAGATCCTGGTCAAGGTCGCGGCCGCCGGCGTCAATCGCCCCGACGTCGCGCAGCGCTCCGGCTCGTATCCGCCGCCGCCCGGCGCGAGCGACCTGCCCGGCCTCGAGATCGCGGGCGAAGTGGTGGCGCTCGGCGAAGGCGCAAAGCACAAGATCGGCGACAAGGTGATGTCGCTCGTCGCCGGCGGCGGCTACGCGCAATATTGCATTGCGCAGGACGCTCAGGCGATGACCGTGCCGCCGCAGCTGTCGATGCAGGAAGCCGGCGCAATTCCGGAAACGCTGATGACGGTGTGGCACAACGTGTTCGAGCGCGGCGCGCTCAAGGCCGGCGAGACGCTGCTGATTCACGGCGGCTCGTCGGGCATCGGCACGATGGCGATCCAGCTTGCCAAGGCGTTCGGCGCCAAGGCGATCGTCACCGTCGGCTCGCAGGACAAGGCCGACGCCTGCCTCAAGCTCGGTGCCGATCACGCGGTCAACTACAAGACCGAGGATTTCGTCGAGGCGGTGAAGAAGGCGACCGGCGGCAATGGCGCCGATGTCATCCTCGACATGGTGGGCGGCGACTATATCGACCGGAACTATGACGCCGCCGCGGTCGAGGGCCGCATCGTCCAGATCGCGTTCCTGTCGGGAACACCGAAGGCCACGGCCAATTTCGCCAAGCTGATGGTCAAGCGGCTGCACCACACCGGCTCGACCCTGCGCCCCCGTAGTAATGCGGACAAGGCGGCGATGGTGGCCGCAATCGACGCCAAGGTGCTGCCGTTGCTGCGCGAAGGACGCGTCAAACCGCTGATGGACAGCACATTCCCGCTGGAAAAGGCCGCCGACGCACACCGGCGCATGGAGACCAGCGAACATATTGGCAAAATTGTGTTGGTGGTTTAA
- a CDS encoding EAL domain-containing protein has product MRLIRCLALLALGLMMFAAAPAAYAIDAVSVRSDAPAIDLTAVLDHQRSETDRIQVSTAPGTDGIVRRIEVRAREGGQNWVVFALANNTDDQLDRLIVAPHYRIVSSGLLWPDLGLSRIATITPSVGDRPERQESPTADVFRITLDPGAVVTYVAELRTDKLPQLYLWEPDAYKDKVNSFTLYQGIVIGISGLLALVLTILFVVKGSIMFPAAAALAWAVLVYIGVDFGFWGKVLDMSNNAERVWRAAGEAILAATLLVFLFAYLNLSRWHVRYSHITIGWLVFLGSLVALALFDPAVASGIARMSLVMIAFAGFALIVYLSTHGFDRAVLLIPTWFLLVVWVVAAGMTVAGSVTNDIVGPALLGGLVLIVMLIGFTVMQHAFAGGGATTGVVSDVERRALALTGSGDLIWDWDVSADKVFTSPETEALLGLKRGTLEGPAAKWLEVLHPLDQDRFRAALDSVLDQRRGRLVQDFRLRTPDGHFMWFALKARPVVGSDGEVSRVVGTLTDVTEFKNSEERMLHDSVHDNLTGLPNRRLFMDRLGAVANLAKTMPNLRPTLMVIDLDRFKQVNDSVGIAVGDSILLTLARRLTRILKPQDTLARMAGDQFGLILLSEQDPARITNFAETIRKTIRAPIAFNDREIFLTASIGLALSDPAAPLTDEIIKDAELAMYHSKRIGGDRIDVYKPAMRARKTDRLTLESDLRRAIERQEITILYQPIVRLEDRAIAGFEALARWDHPKLGRMSPSEFINVAEETGLIVDLGMFVMDQTARQLAVWQRAMRAREPIFASVNVSSRQLLRHDLIHDIRTVLSRSSVARGTLKLELTESLVMENPEHAAQMLARIRELGTGLSLDDFGTGHSSLSYLQRFPFDTIKIDQSFVRTTSRGTRPVILKSIIALAHDLGMEVVAEGAETDSDAVELYQLGCEYAQGFAFGEPMDADAATRLLTEERLEAAS; this is encoded by the coding sequence TTGCGTCTGATCAGGTGCCTTGCGCTGCTGGCGCTGGGCCTCATGATGTTTGCCGCTGCGCCTGCCGCGTATGCGATCGACGCGGTCAGCGTGCGCAGCGATGCGCCGGCGATCGACCTCACCGCGGTTCTTGACCATCAACGCAGCGAAACCGACCGCATCCAGGTCTCCACCGCACCTGGAACCGACGGCATCGTGCGCCGCATCGAAGTTCGCGCCCGCGAAGGCGGCCAGAACTGGGTGGTGTTCGCACTCGCCAACAACACCGACGACCAGCTCGACCGCCTGATCGTCGCGCCGCATTATCGCATCGTGTCGTCGGGCCTGCTGTGGCCCGACCTCGGCCTGTCGCGCATCGCCACCATCACGCCGTCGGTCGGCGATCGTCCCGAGCGGCAGGAGAGCCCGACCGCCGACGTGTTCCGCATCACGCTCGATCCCGGCGCCGTCGTCACCTATGTCGCGGAGCTGCGCACCGACAAGCTGCCGCAGCTCTATCTGTGGGAACCCGACGCCTACAAGGACAAGGTCAACTCGTTCACGCTGTACCAGGGCATCGTGATCGGCATCTCGGGCCTGCTCGCGCTCGTGCTCACGATCTTGTTTGTGGTCAAGGGCAGCATTATGTTCCCCGCCGCCGCGGCGCTGGCCTGGGCGGTGCTGGTCTATATCGGCGTCGACTTCGGCTTCTGGGGCAAGGTGCTCGACATGTCGAACAACGCCGAGCGCGTCTGGCGCGCGGCGGGCGAGGCGATCCTCGCGGCGACATTGCTCGTGTTCCTGTTCGCCTATCTGAATTTGAGCAGATGGCACGTGCGCTACTCGCACATCACGATCGGCTGGCTGGTCTTCCTCGGCTCGCTGGTGGCGCTGGCGCTGTTCGATCCCGCGGTCGCCTCCGGCATCGCGCGGATGTCGCTGGTGATGATCGCCTTCGCCGGCTTCGCGCTGATCGTCTATCTCTCCACCCACGGCTTCGACCGCGCGGTGCTGTTGATCCCGACCTGGTTCCTGCTGGTGGTCTGGGTGGTCGCAGCCGGCATGACGGTCGCGGGAAGTGTCACCAACGACATCGTCGGCCCGGCGCTGCTCGGCGGCCTGGTGCTGATCGTGATGCTCATTGGATTTACGGTGATGCAGCACGCCTTCGCCGGCGGCGGCGCCACCACCGGCGTGGTCTCCGATGTCGAGCGCCGCGCGCTGGCGCTGACCGGTTCGGGCGATCTGATCTGGGACTGGGACGTCTCCGCCGACAAGGTGTTCACCAGCCCGGAGACCGAGGCCCTGCTCGGCCTCAAGCGCGGCACGCTGGAAGGCCCGGCAGCGAAATGGCTCGAAGTGCTGCACCCGCTCGACCAGGACCGCTTCCGCGCCGCGCTCGATAGCGTGCTCGACCAGCGCCGCGGCCGCCTGGTTCAGGACTTCCGGCTGCGCACGCCCGACGGCCATTTCATGTGGTTCGCGCTGAAGGCGCGGCCCGTGGTCGGCTCCGACGGCGAGGTCTCGCGCGTGGTCGGCACCCTCACCGACGTCACCGAGTTCAAGAACTCCGAAGAGCGGATGCTGCACGACTCGGTGCACGACAATCTGACCGGGCTGCCGAACCGCCGGCTGTTCATGGACCGCCTCGGCGCGGTGGCGAACCTCGCCAAGACCATGCCGAACCTGCGGCCGACCCTTATGGTGATCGACCTCGACCGCTTCAAGCAGGTCAACGATTCCGTCGGGATTGCGGTCGGCGACTCCATCCTGCTGACGCTGGCGCGCCGCCTCACCCGCATCCTCAAGCCGCAGGATACGCTGGCGCGCATGGCCGGCGACCAGTTCGGCCTGATCCTGCTGTCCGAGCAAGACCCGGCGCGGATCACCAATTTCGCCGAGACCATCCGCAAAACCATCCGCGCCCCGATCGCGTTCAACGACCGCGAGATCTTCCTGACCGCCTCGATCGGCCTTGCACTGTCCGATCCGGCGGCGCCGCTCACCGACGAGATCATCAAGGATGCCGAGCTTGCGATGTATCACTCGAAGCGGATCGGCGGCGATCGCATCGACGTCTACAAGCCGGCGATGCGGGCGCGGAAGACCGACCGCCTGACGCTCGAAAGCGACCTGCGCCGCGCCATCGAGCGGCAGGAGATCACGATCCTGTACCAGCCGATCGTACGGCTGGAGGATCGCGCGATCGCCGGCTTCGAGGCGCTGGCGCGCTGGGATCATCCCAAGCTCGGCCGGATGTCGCCGTCGGAGTTCATCAACGTCGCCGAGGAGACCGGCCTGATCGTCGATCTCGGCATGTTCGTGATGGACCAGACCGCGCGTCAGCTCGCGGTGTGGCAGCGCGCGATGCGCGCCCGCGAACCGATCTTCGCCTCGGTCAACGTCTCGTCGCGGCAATTGCTGCGCCACGATCTGATCCACGACATCCGCACCGTGCTGTCGCGCTCCTCGGTGGCGCGCGGCACGCTGAAGCTGGAGCTGACGGAATCGCTCGTCATGGAGAACCCTGAGCACGCCGCCCAGATGCTGGCGCGGATCCGCGAGCTCGGCACCGGGCTGTCGCTCGACGATTTCGGCACCGGACATTCCTCGCTGTCCTATCTGCAGCGCTTCCCGTTCGACACCATCAAGATCGACCAGTCCTTCGTCCGCACCACCAGCCGCGGCACCCGCCCGGTGATCCTGAAATCGATCATCGCGCTGGCGCACGATCTCGGCATGGAAGTGGTCGCGGAAGGCGCCGAGACGGATTCGGATGCCGTCGAGCTCTACCAGCTCGGCTGCGAATACGCGCAGGGCTTTGCCTTCGGCGAGCCGATGGACGCGGATGCCGCGACGCGCCTGCTCACCGAGGAACGGCTGGAAGCCGCGAGCTAA
- a CDS encoding diguanylate cyclase — protein MPFRRGHDARRRWRLSAKLLIAASVATVLGFSAVCAGVMLDMRRGEEQLARRTLENLASGIEADISRNIELYDLSLRAVASNLEMPEIRSVSKELRQLILFDHAATAKHFGAIQVFDSKGNLSIDAASLDPQPENRSDEEYFTIQRDHPDAGLYISRPTLHRGAYAIVLSRRIVSEDGRFLGVVVGSIRFSYFHDLFGRLNLVPGDTITVLRNDRTVIMRTPFDLDVIGKNLAEQSEWKSENLKVGGAFAGKGPVDDTPRLYVRRSGSGPLYVVVGKPLETVFSLWRTEAIRIGAIMAFLILFVLSATLVLAREIVRRADAEDKLEELATTDALTGLKNRRKFDGEIDREWRRAGRYGQPVALLMIDADHFKAYNDTYGHQAGDQVLVGIAICISDAVRRAGDCPARFGGEEFAVLLPNMTALEAFNLAETIRGKVQQWCEGELITTVSIGVASMRPLAGQQWSDLIEAADKALYAAKANGRNQSVLATVPKIALVA, from the coding sequence ATGCCATTTCGACGCGGACACGACGCAAGGCGGCGCTGGCGGCTATCGGCAAAGCTGCTGATCGCAGCATCCGTTGCGACCGTCCTCGGCTTCTCCGCAGTCTGCGCCGGCGTGATGCTCGACATGCGCCGCGGCGAGGAACAGCTGGCCCGCCGGACCCTGGAGAACCTGGCGTCAGGCATCGAGGCCGACATCAGCCGCAACATCGAGCTCTACGATTTGTCGCTGCGCGCAGTCGCCAGCAATCTGGAAATGCCGGAGATCCGTAGCGTCAGCAAGGAACTGCGCCAGCTGATCCTGTTCGACCACGCCGCGACCGCAAAGCATTTCGGCGCGATCCAGGTGTTCGACAGCAAGGGCAATCTCTCCATCGACGCGGCGAGCCTCGATCCGCAGCCGGAGAACCGCAGCGACGAGGAATATTTCACGATCCAGCGCGACCATCCCGACGCCGGATTGTATATCAGCCGGCCGACGCTGCATCGCGGCGCCTACGCGATCGTGCTGAGCCGACGCATCGTCAGCGAGGACGGCCGCTTTCTCGGCGTCGTGGTCGGCTCGATCCGCTTCAGCTATTTCCACGATCTGTTCGGACGGCTGAACCTTGTGCCGGGCGACACCATCACGGTGCTGCGCAACGACCGCACCGTCATCATGCGGACGCCGTTCGATCTCGACGTGATCGGCAAGAACCTTGCCGAGCAGTCAGAGTGGAAATCCGAGAACCTGAAGGTCGGCGGCGCGTTCGCCGGCAAGGGCCCGGTCGACGACACGCCCAGGCTCTATGTCAGGCGCAGCGGCAGCGGGCCGCTTTACGTCGTGGTCGGCAAGCCGCTCGAAACCGTCTTCAGTCTCTGGCGCACCGAGGCGATCCGGATCGGCGCAATCATGGCGTTCCTGATCCTGTTCGTGCTCAGCGCAACCCTGGTGCTCGCCCGCGAGATCGTCCGCCGCGCCGACGCCGAGGACAAGCTCGAGGAGCTCGCGACCACCGACGCCCTCACCGGCCTGAAGAACCGGCGCAAGTTCGACGGCGAGATCGACCGCGAGTGGCGCCGCGCCGGCCGCTACGGCCAGCCGGTCGCGCTGCTGATGATCGATGCCGATCACTTCAAGGCCTACAACGACACCTACGGGCATCAGGCCGGCGACCAGGTGCTGGTCGGGATCGCGATCTGCATTTCGGACGCGGTGCGCCGCGCCGGCGATTGTCCGGCGCGCTTCGGCGGCGAGGAATTCGCCGTGCTGCTGCCCAACATGACCGCGCTCGAGGCCTTCAACCTGGCCGAGACCATCCGCGGCAAGGTCCAGCAATGGTGCGAGGGCGAGCTGATCACGACGGTGAGCATCGGCGTCGCCAGCATGCGGCCGCTCGCGGGCCAGCAATGGTCCGACCTGATCGAAGCCGCCGACAAGGCGCTCTACGCCGCGAAAGCCAACGGCCGCAACCAGTCGGTGCTCGCCACCGTGCCGAAGATCGCGCTGGTGGCGTGA
- a CDS encoding DEAD/DEAH box helicase: MPFPTTSSPLARALAERNYEQPTPVQLAVLADDAVDRDLLVSAQTGSGKTVAYGLAMAKDLLDGAERFEPAAAPLALIVAPTRELALQVQRELAWLYEHADGRVVSCVGGMDPRREQRELAEGAHIVVGTPGRLCDHLRRGRLDISGLRVVVLDEADEMLNLGFREDMEFILETTPDSRRTLLFSATFPRGIVALAKQYQDQAFRIEVAGDEGGHADIEYRAIRVAADDVEHAVVNVLRFHEAPSALVFCNTREAVRHLQAALLERGFSVAALSGEMTQNERTQALQALRDGRSRVCVATDVAARGIDLPSLDLVIHADLPKDPEVMQHRSGRTGRAGRKGVSILLVPPARRRRAELLLDLAGIDVAWGSAPQADEIRKLDHERLLQDAVFSEEATSDDLVLAQALLAERSPEAIAAALARLYRARLPAPEDILDPGEGRGRDRDDRRGDRASRREDRAAGPRSKIGKSPRHGMEEATVWFRAAIGRRKNAEARWLLPMICRRGGIDKRDIGAIKISDTTTEFEIAARVADSFAVKVKRPDKEDSIRIEPLADTPQRETHVEKPARKPRHDPWRDKGDGEHVAPRRDEPRDDAAAKRRGKPDREHKPKFDTEPRFGKKKHRNKPQAGHTQWPDVSAKPKFGKKPKKKRRG; encoded by the coding sequence GTGCCCTTTCCGACCACAAGTTCGCCGCTCGCCCGCGCCTTGGCTGAGCGCAACTACGAACAGCCGACCCCTGTCCAGCTCGCCGTGCTCGCGGACGACGCCGTCGACCGCGATCTCCTCGTTTCGGCCCAAACCGGCTCCGGCAAGACCGTTGCCTACGGATTGGCCATGGCAAAGGACCTGCTCGACGGCGCCGAGCGGTTCGAGCCGGCCGCTGCCCCGCTGGCGCTGATCGTCGCGCCGACCCGCGAGCTTGCCTTGCAGGTTCAGCGCGAGCTTGCGTGGCTTTACGAGCATGCCGATGGCCGCGTCGTCTCCTGCGTCGGCGGCATGGACCCGCGCCGCGAGCAGCGCGAGCTTGCCGAAGGCGCCCACATCGTGGTCGGCACGCCAGGCAGGCTGTGCGACCATTTGCGGCGCGGCCGTCTCGACATCTCGGGACTGCGCGTCGTCGTGCTCGACGAGGCCGACGAAATGCTCAATCTCGGCTTCCGCGAGGACATGGAATTCATCCTCGAGACCACGCCGGACAGCCGCCGGACGCTGTTGTTCTCGGCGACGTTCCCGCGCGGCATCGTCGCGCTGGCCAAGCAGTATCAAGATCAGGCGTTCCGCATCGAGGTCGCGGGCGACGAGGGCGGTCATGCCGACATCGAGTATCGCGCCATCCGGGTCGCGGCCGACGATGTCGAGCACGCCGTCGTCAACGTGCTGCGCTTTCATGAGGCGCCGAGCGCGCTGGTGTTCTGCAACACGCGAGAAGCCGTCAGGCATTTGCAGGCGGCGCTCCTGGAGCGCGGTTTCTCCGTCGCCGCGCTGTCGGGCGAAATGACCCAGAACGAGCGGACCCAGGCGCTGCAGGCGTTGCGCGACGGACGGTCCCGGGTTTGCGTCGCGACCGACGTCGCGGCGCGCGGCATCGATTTGCCGAGTCTCGATCTGGTCATTCATGCCGATCTGCCGAAAGACCCGGAGGTGATGCAGCATCGCTCGGGCCGCACCGGCCGGGCCGGCCGCAAGGGCGTCAGCATCCTGCTGGTGCCGCCGGCACGGCGGCGGCGCGCGGAATTGCTGCTGGATCTCGCCGGCATCGACGTGGCCTGGGGCTCGGCGCCGCAGGCGGACGAGATCCGCAAGCTCGACCATGAGCGCCTGCTGCAGGATGCGGTGTTCTCCGAGGAGGCGACCTCGGACGATCTGGTGCTCGCGCAGGCCTTGCTCGCCGAACGCTCGCCCGAGGCGATTGCCGCGGCGCTGGCCCGGCTCTATCGCGCGCGACTGCCCGCGCCCGAAGACATTCTCGATCCCGGCGAGGGACGCGGCCGCGATCGCGACGATCGCCGCGGTGACCGTGCCTCGCGCCGCGAGGATCGTGCCGCCGGGCCGCGCTCGAAGATCGGCAAGTCCCCGCGTCACGGCATGGAGGAGGCGACGGTCTGGTTCCGGGCTGCGATCGGGCGCCGGAAGAACGCCGAGGCGCGCTGGCTGCTGCCGATGATCTGCCGCCGCGGCGGCATCGACAAGCGCGACATCGGCGCCATCAAGATCTCGGATACCACCACCGAGTTCGAGATCGCCGCGCGGGTCGCGGACTCTTTCGCCGTCAAGGTCAAGCGTCCGGACAAGGAAGACAGCATCCGCATCGAGCCGCTGGCGGACACTCCGCAGCGAGAGACGCACGTCGAAAAGCCGGCGCGCAAACCCAGGCACGATCCTTGGCGCGACAAGGGCGACGGCGAGCATGTCGCGCCCCGCCGCGACGAGCCGCGCGATGACGCGGCAGCCAAGCGACGCGGCAAACCGGACCGCGAGCACAAGCCGAAATTCGACACCGAGCCGAGGTTCGGGAAGAAGAAACATCGGAACAAGCCGCAGGCTGGACACACGCAGTGGCCGGACGTGTCGGCGAAACCGAAGTTCGGCAAGAAGCCGAAGAAGAAGCGGAGGGGCTGA
- a CDS encoding GNAT family N-acetyltransferase has protein sequence MSSFGSPNDKPVAIRQERRSDVAARDSLLDTAFGPGRLAKTSERLREGRKPARGLAFVARRGGHLVGTLRLWPVVTGTGHSGLLLGPLAVAEEARCLGVGAALMRLALQRADLLGHRAVILVGDAAYYSRFGFSAEMTAALRMPGPYERHRLLASELVPGALRGAGGLIAVASPPPSRLSGLMDRIAGSPAPIGQPA, from the coding sequence ATGTCCTCATTCGGTTCTCCGAACGACAAGCCGGTTGCGATCCGTCAGGAACGCCGTTCGGACGTGGCGGCGCGAGACAGTCTGCTCGACACCGCATTCGGTCCTGGCCGCCTGGCCAAGACCTCGGAGCGGCTACGCGAGGGCCGCAAACCTGCGCGCGGCCTCGCGTTTGTCGCGCGCCGTGGCGGCCACCTGGTCGGCACATTGCGGCTGTGGCCCGTCGTGACCGGCACCGGTCACTCCGGCCTGCTGCTAGGCCCGCTTGCGGTGGCGGAGGAGGCGCGATGTCTCGGCGTTGGCGCCGCACTGATGCGGCTGGCATTGCAGCGGGCCGACCTGCTCGGCCACCGCGCCGTGATCCTGGTCGGCGACGCCGCCTATTACAGCCGCTTCGGCTTCTCGGCCGAGATGACCGCCGCGCTCCGCATGCCCGGCCCATATGAACGCCATCGGCTGCTGGCCTCCGAGCTGGTGCCGGGCGCGCTGCGAGGGGCGGGCGGCCTGATTGCTGTAGCCAGCCCACCGCCGTCGCGGTTGTCCGGATTGATGGACCGGATCGCCGGCAGCCCGGCCCCGATCGGGCAGCCGGCCTGA
- a CDS encoding ABC transporter ATP-binding protein, whose translation MSRIERFLPRRHLTPVSPNTTPAQDHEPVISGSDEAPAIAVEDLCKKYRSHWAVDDVNFIVPKGWTVGLLGGNGAGKTTTIAMIMGLVVPSFGRAMVLGHDMATERHKVLGRMNFESPYVALPGRLTVRQNLTVFGRLYGVANLKVRIEELIEDFELGDVLDRVTGRLSAGQKTRVAVAKALINDPDVLLLDEPTASLDPDRAEWVRSRLRAYQKRRGATILLSSHNMTEVEQLCDFVVIMSHGRIVAMGRPGELAERFKCRDLDEVFIYLARVA comes from the coding sequence ATGAGCCGCATCGAACGCTTTCTGCCCCGCAGACATCTGACACCGGTGTCGCCGAACACCACGCCTGCGCAGGACCATGAACCCGTCATCTCGGGTAGCGATGAGGCGCCGGCCATCGCGGTCGAGGACCTCTGCAAGAAGTACCGCAGCCATTGGGCGGTCGACGACGTGAACTTCATCGTGCCCAAGGGCTGGACCGTCGGCCTGCTCGGCGGCAACGGCGCCGGCAAGACCACCACCATCGCCATGATCATGGGTCTCGTGGTGCCAAGTTTCGGCCGCGCCATGGTGCTGGGCCACGACATGGCGACCGAGCGCCACAAGGTGCTTGGTCGGATGAACTTCGAAAGCCCCTATGTCGCGCTGCCGGGGCGGCTCACCGTGCGGCAGAACCTGACGGTGTTCGGACGGCTCTATGGCGTCGCCAATCTGAAGGTGCGGATCGAGGAGCTGATCGAGGATTTCGAGCTCGGCGACGTGCTCGACCGCGTCACCGGCCGGCTCTCGGCCGGGCAAAAGACCCGCGTCGCCGTCGCCAAGGCGCTGATCAACGACCCGGACGTGCTGCTGCTCGACGAACCGACGGCATCGCTCGACCCTGACCGCGCCGAGTGGGTGCGCAGCCGGCTGCGCGCCTATCAGAAGCGCCGCGGCGCCACCATCCTGCTGTCGTCGCACAACATGACCGAGGTCGAGCAGCTCTGCGACTTCGTCGTGATCATGAGCCATGGCCGCATCGTCGCGATGGGACGTCCGGGCGAGCTCGCCGAGCGCTTCAAGTGCCGCGATCTCGACGAGGTCTTCATCTATCTGGCGAGGGTGGCGTGA
- a CDS encoding ABC transporter permease, which translates to MSSSLNRIAAMTARYYYILRSSWLRLLEIVYWPAMQMLVWGFLYTYLYQSKSAMASTAGLLLGAVLLWDVLFRGQLGFTFTFLEEIWSRNLANLMMSPLQPFELAASLMLMSLIRLVIGTLPVILLTLLLFGFNVFAMGPGLIMFFLNLVLTSWAIGLVVAGLVIRQGLGAESLAYSIMIVLLPLCCVYYPVAALPLWLHPVAWSLTPTYVFEGMRAVLLDGTFRADLMIECLALNAVYLGIGFTTFVALLQSARHKGGLLTMGE; encoded by the coding sequence ATGAGCTCGTCATTGAACCGCATCGCCGCCATGACGGCGCGCTATTACTACATCCTGCGCTCGTCATGGCTCCGGCTGCTCGAGATCGTCTACTGGCCGGCGATGCAGATGCTGGTGTGGGGTTTCCTCTACACCTACCTCTATCAAAGCAAGTCGGCGATGGCCTCCACCGCCGGCCTGCTGCTCGGCGCCGTCCTGCTCTGGGACGTGCTGTTTCGCGGCCAGCTCGGCTTCACCTTCACCTTCCTGGAGGAGATCTGGTCGCGCAACCTCGCCAATTTGATGATGAGCCCGTTGCAGCCCTTCGAGCTCGCGGCCTCGCTGATGCTGATGAGCCTGATCAGGCTCGTGATCGGCACCTTGCCGGTGATCCTGCTGACGCTGCTGCTGTTCGGCTTCAATGTCTTTGCGATGGGGCCGGGTTTGATCATGTTCTTCCTCAACCTCGTGCTGACCAGCTGGGCGATCGGGCTCGTCGTCGCCGGCCTCGTGATCCGCCAGGGCCTTGGCGCCGAAAGTCTCGCCTATTCGATCATGATCGTGCTGCTGCCGCTGTGCTGCGTCTACTATCCGGTCGCGGCGTTGCCTCTCTGGTTGCATCCGGTCGCCTGGTCGCTGACGCCGACCTATGTGTTCGAGGGCATGCGCGCCGTGCTGCTCGACGGCACCTTCCGTGCCGATCTGATGATCGAATGCCTCGCGCTCAATGCCGTCTATCTCGGCATTGGCTTCACCACATTCGTCGCCCTGTTGCAGAGCGCCCGCCACAAGGGCGGCCTGCTCACCATGGGCGAGTAA